ctcctcGTGTTTCCAATCTGGCGTTTAATCtcccccttcacccagtcaatcacccggcaggttgtttgatgaggaaatggacccagaaactcctccaggccccgagctgtcattggggaggagagaccagcaacgaaacggagaaatacctcaaatcgcccatctgtcgtgctgtgggcttcagtgaggaatatcaggatatccccgggatgtggattcaggaattgtgcgactgcagctacaaactcttggatggtgaggtgtgggaatgtgtacaccacactCCGGGCAGAattctctctctccaaaagctccatcaggaaccctgacaggaactgggaaggctgcagattgtacttgatcaaatctccatctgtaaacacaatcttcctctcggacactcctctgaaggccatctgaccaaccctgagtaatacatcacgggggttctcaatctcacggccgtggtttttcaggatgttgtaaatatagtaggagtagagttgggtgatggtcttgggaactcgctgcgggtccctgactctttgtgtgaagaaggggcccagtgtcagagcgaggatccagcagtaggaggggttgtagctcatggtgtacaggatctcattctccttcacgtggttgaaaacagcttccgctaccgtctgatcttcaaaatgtctgatgaaatattccttccgttcctcaccaacaaatccaaggatttcagcccagacaatGATCTtggccttttccaataaatgtaacgcagtgggacgggtggtcaccagcactgaacaccctgggagcagcttgtgctggattaaactgtacacaatgtccgacaccttgcacttgaattcaggatctgtACATGTGGACTGAGGTTCTCTGTCTCTCCGACTATCAGAAAAATCAATTTTGTCATTGAATTCATctaaaccatcgaatataaacaacaatccctctgggttcttccagacctctctcaggatattcccaaagtaaggatactgatccagaatcagttccctcaggtttattcgacagttaatggagtttaaatcccggaatttgaaactgaagacaaactggaattgttggtatattttctccaTGGCCCAGTCATAttcaatcttttgtaccattgttgttttcccaatccccgggactccggccactgctgccgaactcccagatttggatttactctGGGAAAAACTGCTCTGGATCAACTGATCAGTCGGAATTTTTTCTAGCTCTCTGCGGAGATGTTTctgtctccactcctcgtggtctctgcctcttgccagcagctcatgttccaccagtctccgatctcgaacagtagaaatgaccgtgagctcagcgtatcgatcaaccagctggaaaaccttcaccttctccctcatcaggatcgtgttcactctcagtgtttcagtttgtgcccgcagagtctccttgtgtttctgttgaacatcttccatggggACAGAGAACATAGTAAAAATGTTAAATAGCTCAACTGACAAAGAATATTATAACCTCATTTCAa
This genomic stretch from Hypanus sabinus isolate sHypSab1 unplaced genomic scaffold, sHypSab1.hap1 scaffold_1129, whole genome shotgun sequence harbors:
- the LOC132386379 gene encoding NACHT, LRR and PYD domains-containing protein 3-like: MFSVPMEDVQQKHKETLRAQTETLRVNTILMREKVKVFQLVDRYAELTVISTVRDRRLVEHELLARGRDHEEWRQKHLRRELEKIPTDQLIQSSFSQSKSKSGSSAAVAGVPGIGKTTMVQKIEYDWAMEKIYQQFQFVFSFKFRDLNSINCRINLRELILDQYPYFGNILREVWKNPEGLLFIFDGLDEFNDKIDFSDSRRDREPQSTCTDPEFKCKVSDIVYSLIQHKLLPGCSVLVTTRPTALHLLEKAKIIVWAEILGFVGEERKEYFIRHFEDQTVAEAVFNHVKENEILYTMSYNPSYCWILALTLGPFFTQRVRDPQRVPKTITQLYSYYIYNILKNHGREIENPRDVLLRVGQMAFRGVSERKIVFTDGDLIKYNLQPSQFLSGFLMELLERENSARSVVYTFPHLTIQEFVAAVAQFLNPHPGDILIFLTEAHSTTDGRFEVFLRFVAGLSSPMTARGLEEFLGPFPHQTTCRVIDWVKGEIKRQIGNTRSEAGKRSLLNTLHYLFESQNRGLAQATLGSVKTLSFNGMTLTPIDCAVLSHVIGLCDEIKHLDLEYCHVQYEGIQRLGPGLQKCQELKVGQNVLGDSGVKLVSAALRNPECKIQKLWLKGVGLTDSGVEDLVSALSKKPSLTELDLGLNSLTDGSVPALRRLILTLPCLERIELGWNQFSETGGKELRSLQVPRPGLTVIL